AATGGTCGGTGCACCAGGGTAACCCATTTGAAGGATAGAGGCTAGCTTTAATCGTTTCACACCTTCATTGTAATTATAGTTCGGATCTTGTTCAGCTCTGTTATAAGTATCTGTTCCGTTGCCTAAAAGGAATATAGCTCGGGCAGTATCATGAGATCCCATTAGATTCATGAGAGCATAAAAAGCTTCCTTTGGATAATCCTCTTGTACTGCAAGGAGTGAGTTTTGTGCATTTTCTGCATTACCATTCTTTAGATAATCTAATACGGCACCTCTGAAACGATAATTCATTACGGAGTCATATTGATCTCCTAAAAAGTATTTGGAAGCATCATCCCAAATTTCTCCTAAAATAAGTGGTTTTTCATCTTTTTGAAGAGTTTGTCCTGAACCAGTCATCGTTTTGGATTTAATTTCTTTTCGAAATTCCTGCCAAAATGCGCTGTCTACTTCATTCGCTACATCTAAACGCCAACCAGAAGAACCTCGATCAATCCATGATTTGCTTACAGAGTCCTTATCGTACATTATATAGTTAGCCAATTCAGTGTTATTAAGTTCACTAAGGTGGTCAACTTTTGAACCTTCTTTTGATTCAAATACTGGGAGACTATCATAGCCCCACCAACCTTCATACTTATAATGTTCTCCAGTTGATACACCGTTTACTTTTTCGTTTGGCACTTTAACATTTTCAATATGAAACCAGTTTTCAAAACCGTACGGGCTAAAAGATTGGCCTTCGGAGATAAATTGCTTTTTCGCTTTCTCTTTAGCAGTAGCTTCGGACAATTTTTCATTATTCATTAAATCATAAATGCGAGACCAATATTCATATGCACCTACTGTATTATATTTATTATAGCGGTCAAAATAGATTGAATCGTCTGAGACGTGGTTAAAAACACCGTCTAAAATTAAGTGCATATTACGTTTTGCTAATTCTTTTGTGAAATCCTTAAATTCTTTTTCTGAACCAAACATTGGGTCAACTAATTTATAATCTGTTGCATCATATTTATGATTAGATGGTGCAAGTGCAATCGGATTTAAATAGAGTGTGTTGACCCCTAGTGATTGAAGGTAATCAAGCTTAGATTTGATTCCATCGATGTCTCCTCCATAAAAATCATTACTAAACTCTCCATCTCCAGTATATGTTCCAGTTCCTTGTTCATTAGGATTATCAGGTAAGCTTGACCAAGAAGCAGGATGTTCGATTGGCTGATTACCACGAGCACCAATTTTATCCTTGACATTGTCATTGGCCTTATTTCCGTTAAAAAAGCGATCAGGGAAGATTTGATAGACTACAGCTTCTTTCATCCAATCTGGTGTTTGATAACTAGGGTCATATACTGTCAGTTGGAAAAGGCTTGCATTTTTATCTACTGCTTTTCCAGTATGACCTTCTTGTGTGTCTTCTCCATATTCTGCTGTTGTATCTTGATCTCTGACAATGAACTTATACCCATGAATCCCTTTGTCAGTTGGCGTAAACGTAGCTTCCCAGTATTCAAGGTCACCTTTGCTATTTGTATTTGACCAGCCTACATTTTTCATAGCCAAGACCTTTGTTGTGCCAGAATTATAGTTTTTTACATAAAGGCTCGCGCTTGTTAAATCTCCTTTTTTAGCCGATATCCGGAAGGTGACAGGTGTCTTTTCTGGAACGGCACCAAATGGCTTTTTGTATACTTGGTCCCATGAATCATGATAGAGTGCATTCTGATCAATCAAGCCATCAGAGCCTGTTGGTTTATAATCTGTATAAACTTCTTTAGTTTGGTAATTAAAGAAAAATGTAATAGTAGTTTGAGAGAGTACAGTTAACTTCTGATTGGAAGTAGGGTAGGACTCTGTCCAATCTTTTCCTAGTACAATCTTGTATTCGTAAGTACCACTTGGCACTTTTGTAGTAAATGAATAGATATTTTTAAAATTATCATCTTTTAAAAAGGCTGTTGAGTCTGCTGGACTCCAAGCTGATCCTGCATTAATAGCAGGCTGGATCGTTCCAACAAGACGTGGTTGTTTTTCCTCTGCTACAGCGGTGTAGTGAGTGCTATCAGTAATTGAATGAGTGTTATCATTATAGTAGAAAGTGACATCCTTTTGTTCGGATAGTATTAGTTTAATGTTGTTGCCACCAGGATTTCCGCCTTCACCGTAATTTTCAGACCAGTTTCCACCAATGGCGATTTTGTACTCATATTCACCAGCCGGTAAAGTACCAGTAAATGTATAGAGACCATTTCCTTTATATACCATTTCAGTTTGGTGCGAAGATGGGTCCCAGTCACTTGAATTTCCTAACAACTTTTGAAAGCTTCCTACAAGTACAACTTGTCTAGCTGTCGTTTCTGCTGCTTTTACATTTGTAAAAAATCCCGGAAACATCTGGAGAACTAATCCTAATACAGTAACAAGCGATAATATTGATCTCTGTTTTCTCCTCATGAAAAAACCCCTTTCTCTTTCTAAATTAGGAAAACGATTAGACAAAAGATGCAATAAAAATATGTATGTAGGTAATGCTAATTTATTGCAAACGTTTGCACAAATTGTTTTCAACATAATTATATCTTTTTATGAACACAAATCAATGGGAAATAGCAAAATAATACAAATTTTCTGAATTATGGACACGTAATGTCAGTCTTAGAAAGGGCTCAAATAAATAATGTTAATTGTCCTTTAGGGATTAGGTAATTAATTATAGTTTAAGACGATTAGGGTTCTAAAATAAGGTAGAAATCTGTTAACGGTCTTCATACATTTAAAAAAATAAAGATAAATGCAGTCAAAAAATAGGAGCACGTCTGTCTTAGTTTTGAATGAATAAGTAAGGTGGAATTCCTAGTATTATAATAGCAGTTTCCATCGTATTATCTAATGAAACAACTTTATTTAAATTGGTAAATATTTTCTCGAATATTTCTAGTTCACTAAATGAATGATCAGCAATTGTTATTGAAGATATTACCCATTATTAAAGGAGGCGTTCATATGATCAGAACGAATGCTAATCGGCTTCAAAAATTAATTGAGTTGTTTAGTGAATATGGTAAAACAGAAAACAACGGGGTAACAAGATTAGCATTATCTGCTGAAGATATTGCTGCAAGGGGAAAATTTCAAGCATTATGTGAAGATGTGGGAATGACAGTAAAGCATGATGATATGGGGAATATGTATGCTACTTTACCGGGGAAACAAAACTTGCCTCCAATTGTAATTGGTTCCCATTTGGACTCAGTTATTAAGGGAGGACGTTTCGATGGCGTACTAGGCGTACTCACAGCTTTAGAGACTGTTTATACAATAATAGATGAAAAAATCGAATTAGATTACCCAATTACAATTGTCAATTTTACAAATGAAGAAGGGGCAAGATTTGAGCCATCTCTAATGTCTTCGGGAGTACTGTCAGGTAAATTCGATAAAGAGAAGATGAGTACTTCAACTGATAAAAATGGGATATCATTTGCTCAAGCATTGAATGTAAGTGGTTTCGAAGGTTCTGAAACAAATCGATTAAAAGAAGCAACTGCTTATATCGAACTACATATTGAACAAGGACCTGTACTGGAACGGAAAAACTTAGAAATCGGGGTAGTAGAAGGTGTACTAGGAATGGTATGCTATGAAATCTCTATAT
This genomic interval from Gottfriedia acidiceleris contains the following:
- a CDS encoding Zn-dependent hydrolase → MIRTNANRLQKLIELFSEYGKTENNGVTRLALSAEDIAARGKFQALCEDVGMTVKHDDMGNMYATLPGKQNLPPIVIGSHLDSVIKGGRFDGVLGVLTALETVYTIIDEKIELDYPITIVNFTNEEGARFEPSLMSSGVLSGKFDKEKMSTSTDKNGISFAQALNVSGFEGSETNRLKEATAYIELHIEQGPVLERKNLEIGVVEGVLGMVCYEISIFGESNHAGTTPISMRKDPMFTAANVVVDLQKKLQRLDSDLVYTIGRINAYPNIHTVIPSELTFTLEARHKDPSVIAEVSRMVEELPKNISGCQVKSTRLWDRDTVDFDEEVVNAVEYACKELGYKENRMYSGAGHDAQFIASYIPTAMIFVPSVNGYSHREDELTSYEDCAKGANVLLNAVLKLCLEKVNK
- a CDS encoding alpha-amylase family glycosyl hydrolase translates to MRRKQRSILSLVTVLGLVLQMFPGFFTNVKAAETTARQVVLVGSFQKLLGNSSDWDPSSHQTEMVYKGNGLYTFTGTLPAGEYEYKIAIGGNWSENYGEGGNPGGNNIKLILSEQKDVTFYYNDNTHSITDSTHYTAVAEEKQPRLVGTIQPAINAGSAWSPADSTAFLKDDNFKNIYSFTTKVPSGTYEYKIVLGKDWTESYPTSNQKLTVLSQTTITFFFNYQTKEVYTDYKPTGSDGLIDQNALYHDSWDQVYKKPFGAVPEKTPVTFRISAKKGDLTSASLYVKNYNSGTTKVLAMKNVGWSNTNSKGDLEYWEATFTPTDKGIHGYKFIVRDQDTTAEYGEDTQEGHTGKAVDKNASLFQLTVYDPSYQTPDWMKEAVVYQIFPDRFFNGNKANDNVKDKIGARGNQPIEHPASWSSLPDNPNEQGTGTYTGDGEFSNDFYGGDIDGIKSKLDYLQSLGVNTLYLNPIALAPSNHKYDATDYKLVDPMFGSEKEFKDFTKELAKRNMHLILDGVFNHVSDDSIYFDRYNKYNTVGAYEYWSRIYDLMNNEKLSEATAKEKAKKQFISEGQSFSPYGFENWFHIENVKVPNEKVNGVSTGEHYKYEGWWGYDSLPVFESKEGSKVDHLSELNNTELANYIMYDKDSVSKSWIDRGSSGWRLDVANEVDSAFWQEFRKEIKSKTMTGSGQTLQKDEKPLILGEIWDDASKYFLGDQYDSVMNYRFRGAVLDYLKNGNAENAQNSLLAVQEDYPKEAFYALMNLMGSHDTARAIFLLGNGTDTYNRAEQDPNYNYNEGVKRLKLASILQMGYPGAPTIYYGDEAGQTGSKDPDDRRTYPWGNENQDLIKHYQNIGQIRSKNSDLFSHGDLHHIYAKNDVLAYVRTKGTKSALIIINRGKTAQTVDVDTKNLIANGIRLEDQLDKKYAATVKDGKLTLTIPAESGRMLLSSNDVKNPQSVKNVIGTVGSKQITLNWTGTGTKFNVYQSTVAGGLWTKVKETKDTNVTISDLNNGRNYYFSVTAVDSNGNESEPAVSVGLVPHYDVSKASVSDMTALANQELNLALDSTVKATFYLQGATETGPAEGIMAELQVRMKGQTAWESYKALYNGQSHENQANEFQGSFTPLEAGIYEYRMAFTPDLGNTWVYSETEEVNYTRSSLDTTPPASKVALETPIQESGQVNLNWKLTQPDQPYKSVIYRDGHILTSVNGDTTTFRDYQVTNGTTYNYQIRVFDQAGNYVDSNTVAVTPDIVMVQVTFKVHAPADTPLSAQMNIPNSLNGWNTGAWSMSRNGAVTPDWEYSVELEEGTEITYKYTRDNTWDHEGLADHTPSDPSDDDISYYGYGATGTDMKIVVSNQGGNKMTVQDTILRWIDKPLVVSQIDVNGSTLTVKGNSIKGANLTINGEKVTVNNDMNFTQSFNLKEGQTQVPVHIEPTDSTKTTIFKGDGGSINKNTKNYVIDVMNKTISESK